One genomic region from Streptomyces sp. Li-HN-5-11 encodes:
- a CDS encoding glycoside hydrolase family 20 protein, whose product MQHRQALAGGAFAVTVGLGVGIGLWASGGGDQSPAGSAQSPSNSRSAAAAAPRTPSPTPTRTYPMSQPPRTIPAVRGFSAARGPGWRPAHGERVVVSDGSLADEGRLIAGELGLTYAGQKGDVRPGDLRLTLSGGKGGNPESYTMTVRGGRVTVSGPADAGVFYGTRTLKQEVHGGGTAPEGVVNDTPAKPRRGFMLDIARKPFTAGWIEDRIRELGDLKFNELGLHFSDDQGFRIQSDTHPEIVSPDHLTKAQVKQIVDLAASRHITVVPEIDSPGHLGAVLAAHPDLQLRNAQGVATRGAIDISKPQAASIVDDLLNEYAGLFPGSYWHLGGDEYQALTVRNPEVSYPQLAAAARRAYGSGGTVSDLTTGWLNDRAATVRGHDRTPRAWNDGFLRGTSVQPAKDIEVAYWTGKELGARPPVEYLGAGRKVINYNDEFLYYVLGQPQTFVYPTGQRIYEQWTPRVLRGTQAVPARYDARILGGSFAVWCDRANSQTQDQVAAGIRMPLRATIQKLWDPGTPTMSWTQFKALAGRLG is encoded by the coding sequence GTGCAGCACAGGCAGGCGCTGGCCGGCGGCGCGTTCGCCGTGACGGTCGGCCTCGGCGTCGGCATCGGTCTGTGGGCCTCCGGCGGCGGCGACCAGTCCCCGGCCGGATCGGCGCAGAGCCCGTCGAACAGCCGGTCGGCGGCGGCAGCCGCCCCGCGTACCCCGAGCCCGACCCCCACCCGCACGTACCCCATGTCCCAGCCGCCGCGCACCATCCCCGCCGTGCGCGGTTTCAGTGCCGCCCGCGGCCCCGGCTGGCGCCCGGCGCACGGCGAGCGCGTCGTGGTGAGCGACGGCTCCCTCGCCGACGAGGGACGGCTGATCGCCGGCGAGCTCGGCCTGACGTACGCCGGCCAGAAGGGCGACGTACGCCCCGGGGACCTGCGGCTGACCCTGAGCGGCGGCAAGGGCGGGAACCCGGAGTCGTACACCATGACCGTGCGCGGCGGGCGGGTCACCGTCAGCGGACCGGCCGACGCGGGCGTCTTCTACGGCACCCGCACGCTGAAGCAGGAGGTGCACGGCGGCGGCACCGCCCCCGAGGGCGTCGTCAACGACACGCCGGCCAAGCCGCGGCGCGGCTTCATGCTGGACATCGCGCGCAAGCCGTTCACGGCGGGCTGGATAGAGGACCGCATACGTGAGCTGGGCGACCTGAAGTTCAACGAGCTCGGTCTGCACTTCTCCGACGACCAGGGCTTCCGCATCCAGTCCGACACGCACCCGGAGATCGTCTCCCCGGACCACCTGACGAAGGCGCAGGTCAAGCAGATAGTCGACCTCGCGGCCAGCCGGCACATCACCGTCGTGCCGGAGATCGACTCGCCCGGCCACCTGGGGGCGGTGCTCGCCGCCCACCCCGACCTGCAGCTGCGCAACGCGCAGGGCGTCGCCACGCGCGGCGCGATCGACATATCCAAGCCCCAGGCCGCCTCGATCGTCGACGACCTGCTCAACGAGTACGCGGGACTCTTCCCCGGTAGCTACTGGCACCTCGGCGGCGACGAGTACCAGGCGCTGACCGTGCGCAACCCCGAGGTCTCCTACCCGCAGCTCGCCGCCGCCGCGAGGAGGGCCTACGGCTCCGGCGGCACCGTGTCGGACCTGACGACCGGCTGGCTGAACGACCGCGCGGCCACCGTCCGCGGCCACGACCGCACCCCCCGCGCCTGGAACGACGGCTTCCTGAGGGGCACGTCGGTGCAGCCCGCGAAGGACATCGAGGTCGCCTACTGGACGGGCAAGGAGCTGGGCGCCCGCCCGCCGGTGGAGTACCTGGGCGCGGGGCGCAAGGTGATCAACTACAACGACGAGTTCCTGTACTACGTCCTCGGCCAGCCGCAGACCTTCGTCTATCCGACGGGACAGCGGATCTACGAACAGTGGACCCCGCGCGTGCTGCGCGGCACCCAGGCGGTGCCCGCCCGGTACGACGCCCGGATACTCGGCGGTTCGTTCGCCGTCTGGTGCGACCGCGCGAACTCCCAGACCCAGGACCAGGTGGCCGCCGGCATCCGCATGCCACTGCGGGCGACCATCCAGAAGCTGTGGGATCCGGGGACACCGACGATGTCCTGGACGCAGTTCAAGGCGCTGGCGGGCCGACTGGGCTGA
- a CDS encoding succinate dehydrogenase hydrophobic membrane anchor subunit — protein sequence MSTTDTTASGVGPVEGGSVYTVDNPAPYIEAPRRRTRKTPKSTRGNFEMYGWLFMRLSGIVLVVLVIGHLVIQLVLDGGVSKIGFAFVAGRWASPWWQVWDLAMLWLAMLHGCNGLRTVINDYAERANTRLWLKALLYTATVWTILLGTLVIFTFDPNIR from the coding sequence ATGTCCACCACTGACACCACCGCATCCGGCGTCGGCCCGGTCGAGGGCGGCTCCGTGTACACCGTCGACAACCCGGCGCCCTACATCGAGGCGCCGCGCCGGCGCACCAGGAAGACCCCGAAGTCGACCCGGGGCAACTTCGAGATGTACGGCTGGCTGTTCATGCGGCTGTCCGGCATCGTCCTGGTCGTCCTGGTCATCGGGCACCTGGTCATCCAGCTCGTGCTGGACGGCGGCGTCTCCAAGATCGGCTTCGCCTTCGTGGCGGGCCGCTGGGCCTCCCCCTGGTGGCAGGTCTGGGACCTCGCCATGCTGTGGCTCGCGATGCTGCACGGCTGCAACGGCCTGCGCACGGTCATCAACGACTACGCCGAGCGTGCGAACACCCGGCTGTGGCTGAAGGCGCTGCTGTACACCGCCACTGTGTGGACCATCCTGCTGGGCACGCTGGTGATCTTCACCTTCGACCCGAACATCCGCTAG
- the sdhC gene encoding succinate dehydrogenase, cytochrome b556 subunit: MPAGTLYRGREGMWSWVAHRVTGVLIFFFLFVHVLDTALVRVSPEDYDKVVATYKTPIVGCLEYGLVAAILFHALNGLRVIAVDFWAKGARYQKQMLWTVVVAWFVLMIGAIYPVLGHAARVVFGS; encoded by the coding sequence GTGCCGGCTGGAACGCTGTACCGCGGCCGGGAAGGAATGTGGTCCTGGGTGGCTCACCGAGTCACCGGCGTCCTCATCTTCTTCTTCCTGTTCGTTCACGTGCTGGACACCGCGCTCGTCCGCGTGTCTCCCGAGGACTACGACAAGGTCGTAGCCACGTACAAGACCCCGATCGTCGGGTGCCTGGAGTACGGCCTCGTCGCCGCCATCCTCTTCCACGCGCTCAACGGCCTGCGCGTCATCGCCGTCGACTTCTGGGCCAAGGGCGCCCGCTACCAGAAGCAGATGCTCTGGACCGTCGTCGTGGCCTGGTTCGTGCTCATGATCGGGGCGATCTACCCCGTCCTGGGCCACGCCGCTCGAGTTGTGTTCGGGAGCTGA
- a CDS encoding VOC family protein, with protein MSDDESYELLGFDNVLLAVGDLDEAVGFYERAGFTVGFRLDEAGIAGLKVGSETPGLLLRREEAHGHRPPPWLAPRVWLEVTDARATGRALAAAGIEPLDEPFAGATGWTVEIADPWGNVLGFTDYTKRPALGRRP; from the coding sequence ATGTCAGATGACGAGTCGTACGAGCTGCTCGGGTTCGACAACGTGCTGCTGGCCGTCGGCGATCTCGACGAGGCGGTGGGGTTCTACGAGCGGGCCGGGTTCACGGTGGGGTTCCGGCTGGACGAGGCGGGCATCGCGGGACTGAAGGTGGGGAGCGAGACGCCGGGACTTCTGCTGCGCAGGGAAGAGGCGCACGGGCACCGGCCGCCGCCGTGGCTCGCGCCGCGCGTGTGGCTGGAGGTCACCGACGCACGGGCGACGGGGCGGGCCCTGGCGGCGGCCGGTATCGAACCGCTCGACGAGCCCTTCGCCGGGGCCACCGGATGGACCGTGGAGATCGCCGACCCCTGGGGGAACGTCCTCGGTTTCACCGACTACACCAAGCGCCCGGCACTGGGGCGCCGACCCTGA
- a CDS encoding ABC transporter substrate-binding protein, with amino-acid sequence MRILMTLLVLAVVGVGGWQLLPSQGSKDRTITVGTTDAVTSLDPAGAYDAGSWALFSNVFQSLLTFEPDGAQPVPDAARHCGFVGSGLRTFQCEVRSGLTFPSGRAMTAEDVKYSFDRVKKIKSDVGPVSLLSTLGSVDASGMTVTFHLSTPDATFPFKVATGAGSIVDRTRYPQNALRTGTEADGTGPYHLTGYTKGKSAELEPNSSYKGAIGGTGRPVELLYYADAQSLDNAWKDQKFKVATRTLTPQLQARLNPSDPNERVSESDSSETRNLYLNTRASSPLHDVHVRQAMAWLINREQLATTVYDGTVDPLYSLIPAGITGHTTSFFDAYPTQNVKRARALLTEAGVSIPVRFTYGYGKRRGAAEQEAAELKRQLEASGLFKVDVKGYEWTDFQKRWASGKLDAYAVGWVADYPDADTFGAPLVGTGSTMNTGYSNKVVDNLITDSQQYADRSQATADFRTVQQDVAGDVPLIPLWQRKEYVVSTEDVGGGQYLTDGTGVFRLWKLNWI; translated from the coding sequence ATGCGGATTCTCATGACGCTGCTCGTGCTGGCGGTCGTGGGTGTCGGCGGCTGGCAGTTGCTGCCGTCGCAGGGAAGCAAGGACAGGACCATCACGGTCGGCACGACGGACGCCGTCACGTCGCTCGACCCGGCCGGGGCCTACGACGCCGGCTCCTGGGCCCTGTTCAGCAACGTGTTCCAGTCCCTGCTGACCTTCGAGCCGGACGGCGCCCAGCCCGTCCCGGACGCGGCGAGGCACTGCGGCTTCGTGGGCAGCGGCCTGCGCACCTTCCAGTGCGAGGTGCGCTCCGGCCTCACGTTCCCGAGCGGTCGCGCGATGACCGCCGAGGACGTGAAGTACTCGTTCGACCGGGTCAAGAAGATCAAGTCCGATGTCGGACCGGTGTCCCTCCTCTCCACCCTCGGCTCGGTGGACGCGTCCGGCATGACCGTCACCTTCCACCTGTCGACGCCCGACGCCACCTTCCCGTTCAAGGTGGCCACCGGCGCCGGCTCCATCGTCGACCGCACCCGCTATCCGCAGAACGCCCTGCGCACCGGCACCGAGGCCGACGGCACCGGGCCGTACCACCTGACGGGGTACACCAAGGGCAAGAGCGCCGAACTGGAGCCCAACAGCTCCTACAAGGGCGCCATCGGCGGCACCGGGCGCCCCGTCGAGCTGCTCTACTACGCCGACGCGCAGTCGCTCGACAACGCCTGGAAGGACCAGAAGTTCAAGGTCGCCACCCGCACGCTGACTCCGCAGCTGCAGGCACGCCTCAACCCCAGCGACCCCAACGAGCGCGTCTCGGAGTCCGACAGCTCAGAGACCCGCAACCTCTACCTCAACACCCGGGCCTCCTCGCCGCTGCACGACGTCCACGTCCGCCAGGCCATGGCCTGGCTCATCAACCGCGAGCAGCTGGCCACCACCGTGTACGACGGCACCGTCGACCCGCTGTACTCGCTGATCCCCGCCGGCATCACCGGCCACACGACCTCGTTCTTCGACGCCTACCCGACGCAGAACGTCAAGCGGGCGCGCGCCCTGCTCACCGAGGCCGGCGTGTCCATCCCGGTGCGCTTCACCTACGGCTACGGCAAGAGGCGCGGCGCCGCCGAGCAGGAGGCGGCCGAGCTGAAGCGGCAGTTGGAGGCGAGCGGCCTGTTCAAGGTCGACGTCAAGGGTTACGAGTGGACCGACTTCCAGAAGCGCTGGGCGAGCGGCAAGCTCGACGCGTACGCGGTCGGCTGGGTCGCCGACTACCCCGACGCGGACACGTTCGGCGCCCCGCTCGTCGGCACCGGCAGCACCATGAACACCGGCTACAGCAACAAGGTCGTCGACAACCTCATCACCGACAGCCAGCAGTACGCCGACCGCAGCCAGGCGACGGCCGACTTCCGCACCGTCCAGCAGGACGTCGCCGGCGACGTGCCGCTGATCCCGCTGTGGCAGCGCAAGGAGTACGTCGTCAGCACCGAGGACGTCGGCGGCGGCCAGTACCTGACGGACGGTACGGGCGTCTTCCGGCTGTGGAAGCTCAACTGGATCTGA
- a CDS encoding succinate dehydrogenase iron-sulfur subunit, with protein MATPVLDKADAAGSPEPGFADSPYITVTFRVRRFNPEVSGEATWEDFQLEIDPKERVLDGLHKIKWDVDGSLTFRRSCAHGICGSDAMRINGKNRLACKTLIKDINPEKPITIEPIKGLTVLKDLVVDMEPFFQAYRDVMPFLITKDTNEPTRERLQSAEDRARFDDTTKCILCAACTSSCPVFWNDGQYFGPAAIVNAHRFIFDSRDEAGEQRLEILNDKDGVWRCRTTFNCTDACPRGIEVTKAIAEVKRALITRRF; from the coding sequence ATGGCAACTCCCGTTCTGGACAAGGCGGACGCGGCGGGCAGCCCCGAGCCGGGCTTCGCCGACTCCCCCTACATCACCGTCACCTTCCGGGTCCGCCGCTTCAACCCGGAGGTCTCGGGCGAGGCGACCTGGGAAGACTTCCAGCTGGAGATCGACCCGAAGGAACGCGTCCTCGACGGCCTCCACAAGATCAAGTGGGACGTCGACGGCTCGCTGACCTTCCGCCGCTCCTGCGCGCACGGCATCTGCGGCTCGGACGCCATGCGGATCAACGGCAAGAACCGGCTGGCCTGCAAGACGCTGATCAAGGACATCAACCCCGAGAAGCCGATCACGATCGAGCCCATCAAGGGCCTGACGGTCCTGAAGGACCTGGTCGTGGACATGGAGCCGTTCTTCCAGGCGTACCGGGACGTGATGCCCTTCCTGATCACGAAGGACACCAACGAGCCGACGCGTGAGCGCCTGCAGTCGGCCGAGGACCGTGCGCGCTTCGACGACACGACGAAGTGCATCCTGTGCGCCGCCTGCACGTCCTCGTGCCCGGTGTTCTGGAACGACGGGCAGTACTTCGGCCCGGCGGCCATCGTCAACGCCCACCGTTTCATCTTCGACAGCCGTGACGAGGCGGGCGAGCAGCGCCTGGAGATCCTCAACGACAAGGACGGTGTCTGGCGCTGCCGCACCACCTTCAACTGCACCGACGCCTGCCCCCGCGGCATCGAGGTGACGAAGGCGATCGCGGAGGTCAAGCGCGCGCTGATCACGCGGCGTTTCTGA
- a CDS encoding 2-oxo-4-hydroxy-4-carboxy-5-ureidoimidazoline decarboxylase — MPRRGPTLPAQNLEHFNTAPADEAHHALLTCLHSPRWAHRITAHRPYPDLPALLAAADEATYDLGPADLAEALQAESLPALPEDTYVAAHTALSAAHAAYESRFGHVFVICLDDVPPDETLDRLLAAIRSRLTNDPEEERLVTAEELRHLARGRLIHSLRGAGLHRCAASPRGATSHNAAAPGR; from the coding sequence ATCCCACGCCGAGGACCCACGCTGCCCGCGCAGAACCTGGAGCACTTCAACACCGCGCCCGCCGACGAGGCCCACCACGCCCTCCTGACCTGCCTGCACAGCCCGCGCTGGGCCCACCGCATCACCGCCCACCGCCCCTACCCGGACCTGCCCGCCCTCCTCGCGGCGGCCGACGAGGCGACATACGACCTGGGACCGGCCGATCTGGCGGAGGCACTGCAGGCGGAGTCGCTGCCTGCTCTGCCGGAGGACACGTACGTGGCCGCCCACACGGCTCTCAGCGCGGCACACGCGGCCTACGAGAGCCGCTTCGGGCACGTGTTCGTCATCTGCCTGGACGATGTGCCCCCCGACGAGACCCTCGACCGCCTCCTCGCGGCAATCCGGTCACGATTGACGAACGATCCGGAAGAGGAACGCCTGGTGACGGCGGAAGAACTCCGGCACCTGGCAAGAGGACGGCTGATCCACTCGCTGAGGGGCGCGGGGCTGCACCGATGTGCGGCTTCGCCGCGGGGCGCGACCAGCCACAACGCGGCCGCACCCGGCAGATGA
- a CDS encoding metallophosphoesterase has product MVVVVVLVALVVLAAVVAANWYLWRRLFRDTTRGPGTARRAGAALIACGWALAVGALVAEPAGAPFWLQRTLAWPGFLWLALSVYLLPAVLAGEAVRPVLRRLADRRTRATTRPDPAAPVTSRPAPAPATVAGAPAPTKPHGQAPAEPSAAPPATPPATPPAPPAAPTRRLFVSRVVGGTAAAAAVGTVGYGTYGVLRGPSVKRVTVPLAKLPRAADGFRIAVVSDIHLGPILGRGFAQKVVDTINATQPDLIAVVGDLVDGSVKDLGPAAAPLAQLRARHGAYFVTGNHEYFSGAQQWVAEVRRLGLHPLENARTELPGFDLAGVNDLQGESEGQGPDFGRALGDRDTTRACVLLAHQPVQIHEAVRHGVDLQLSGHTHGGQLWPGNLIAAAANPTVAGLERYGDTQLYVSRGAGAWGPPTRVGAPSDITVVRLASKQA; this is encoded by the coding sequence ATGGTGGTCGTCGTGGTGCTCGTGGCGCTGGTCGTGCTCGCCGCCGTGGTGGCGGCCAACTGGTACCTGTGGCGCCGCCTGTTCCGCGACACGACCCGCGGCCCCGGAACGGCCCGCCGCGCGGGCGCGGCGCTGATCGCCTGCGGCTGGGCCCTGGCCGTCGGCGCCCTCGTCGCCGAACCCGCAGGCGCCCCCTTCTGGCTCCAGCGCACCCTCGCCTGGCCGGGCTTCCTCTGGCTCGCCCTGTCGGTCTACCTGCTGCCGGCGGTGCTGGCGGGCGAGGCCGTACGCCCCGTGCTGCGGCGCCTGGCCGACCGGCGCACCCGAGCGACGACGCGACCGGATCCCGCCGCCCCGGTCACCTCCCGTCCGGCACCGGCACCGGCGACGGTCGCGGGCGCCCCGGCCCCCACGAAGCCCCACGGCCAAGCCCCGGCGGAGCCGTCCGCCGCCCCGCCGGCCACGCCCCCCGCGACGCCCCCGGCCCCACCGGCCGCCCCCACCCGCCGCCTGTTCGTGTCCCGGGTCGTCGGCGGGACCGCCGCCGCGGCCGCCGTGGGGACCGTCGGGTACGGGACGTACGGAGTGCTGCGGGGGCCGAGCGTGAAGCGGGTCACCGTGCCGCTGGCCAAACTGCCCAGGGCCGCGGACGGATTCCGGATCGCGGTGGTGAGTGACATCCACCTGGGGCCGATCCTGGGCCGGGGCTTCGCACAGAAGGTCGTCGACACGATCAACGCCACCCAGCCCGACCTCATCGCGGTCGTGGGCGACCTGGTGGACGGGAGCGTCAAGGACCTCGGCCCGGCAGCGGCACCGCTGGCGCAGCTGCGGGCGCGGCACGGCGCGTACTTCGTCACCGGCAACCACGAGTACTTCTCGGGGGCGCAACAGTGGGTGGCCGAGGTGCGGCGGCTCGGCCTGCACCCGCTGGAGAACGCGCGCACCGAGCTGCCCGGCTTCGACCTCGCCGGCGTCAACGACCTGCAGGGCGAGAGCGAGGGGCAGGGCCCCGACTTCGGCCGGGCGCTCGGCGACCGGGACACCACACGCGCGTGCGTGCTGCTCGCCCACCAGCCGGTGCAGATCCACGAGGCCGTCCGGCACGGCGTCGACCTGCAGCTCTCCGGCCACACCCACGGCGGTCAGCTCTGGCCCGGCAACCTCATCGCGGCCGCCGCCAACCCGACCGTCGCCGGCCTGGAGCGCTACGGGGACACCCAGTTGTACGTCAGCCGGGGCGCGGGCGCGTGGGGGCCGCCCACACGCGTGGGCGCCCCGTCCGACATCACCGTCGTCCGACTGGCCTCGAAACAGGCCTGA
- the sdhA gene encoding succinate dehydrogenase flavoprotein subunit, with protein sequence MKIHKYDTVIVGAGGAGMRAAIESTKRSRTAVLTKLYPTRSHTGAAQGGMAAALANVEEDNWEWHTFDTVKGGDYLVDQDAAEILAKEAIDSVLDLEKMGLPFNRTPNGTIDQRRFGGHSRNHGEAPVRRSCYAADRTGHMILQTLYQNCVKEGVEFFNEFYVLDQLITEVDGVKRSAGVVAYELATGEIHVFQAKAVIYASGGCGKFFKVTSNAHTLTGDGQAAVYRRGLPLEDMEFFQFHPTGIWRMGILLTEGARGEGGILRNKDGERFMEKYAPVMKDLASRDVVSRSIYTEIREGRGCGPEGDHVYLDLTHLPPEQLDAKLPDITEFARTYLGIEPYTDPIPIQPTAHYAMGGIPTNVEGEVLADNTTVVPGLYAAGEVACVSVHGANRLGTNSLLDINVFGKRAGIAAAEYAQKADFVELPENPEALVVEQIERLRTSTGTERVANIRRELQETMDANVMVFRTEQTIKTAVEKIAELRERYKNVAIQDKGKRFNTDLLEAIELGNLLDLAEVMAVSALARKESRGGHYREDYPNRDDVNFMRHTMAYREVGADGSETVRLDYKPVVQTRYQPMERKY encoded by the coding sequence ATGAAGATCCACAAGTACGACACCGTCATCGTCGGCGCCGGTGGCGCCGGTATGCGCGCCGCCATCGAGTCGACGAAGCGCAGCCGCACCGCCGTGCTGACCAAGCTGTACCCCACCCGCTCCCACACGGGCGCCGCGCAGGGCGGCATGGCCGCCGCGCTCGCCAACGTGGAGGAGGACAACTGGGAGTGGCACACCTTCGACACGGTCAAGGGCGGTGACTACCTGGTCGACCAGGACGCCGCCGAGATCCTCGCGAAGGAGGCCATCGACTCCGTCCTGGACCTGGAGAAGATGGGCCTGCCGTTCAACCGGACCCCGAACGGCACGATCGACCAGCGCCGTTTCGGCGGCCACTCCCGCAACCACGGCGAGGCCCCGGTCCGCCGGTCCTGCTACGCGGCCGACCGCACCGGCCACATGATCCTCCAGACGCTGTACCAGAACTGCGTCAAGGAGGGCGTGGAGTTCTTCAACGAGTTCTACGTCCTGGACCAGCTGATCACCGAGGTCGACGGCGTGAAGCGGTCGGCCGGTGTCGTGGCGTACGAGCTGGCGACCGGCGAGATCCACGTCTTCCAGGCGAAGGCCGTGATCTACGCCTCCGGCGGCTGCGGCAAGTTCTTCAAGGTGACGTCCAACGCCCACACGCTGACCGGCGACGGCCAGGCGGCCGTGTACCGGCGCGGGCTGCCGCTGGAGGACATGGAGTTCTTCCAGTTCCACCCGACCGGCATCTGGCGCATGGGCATCCTGCTGACGGAGGGCGCCCGCGGTGAGGGCGGCATCCTGCGCAACAAGGACGGCGAGCGCTTCATGGAGAAGTACGCGCCGGTCATGAAGGACCTCGCCTCGCGTGACGTCGTCTCGCGCTCCATCTACACGGAGATCCGCGAGGGCCGCGGCTGCGGTCCCGAGGGCGACCACGTCTACCTGGACCTGACCCACCTGCCGCCGGAGCAGCTCGACGCCAAGCTGCCGGACATCACCGAGTTCGCGCGGACGTACCTGGGCATCGAGCCGTACACGGACCCGATCCCGATCCAGCCGACCGCGCACTACGCCATGGGCGGCATCCCGACGAACGTCGAGGGCGAGGTCCTCGCGGACAACACCACCGTCGTCCCGGGCCTGTACGCGGCCGGCGAGGTGGCCTGCGTTTCCGTCCACGGCGCCAACCGCCTGGGCACCAACTCCCTGCTGGACATCAACGTGTTCGGCAAGCGGGCGGGCATCGCGGCCGCGGAGTACGCGCAGAAGGCCGACTTCGTGGAGCTGCCGGAGAACCCCGAGGCCCTCGTGGTCGAGCAGATCGAGCGGCTGCGGACCTCCACGGGCACCGAGCGCGTGGCGAACATCCGCCGCGAGCTTCAGGAGACCATGGACGCCAACGTCATGGTGTTCCGCACCGAGCAGACGATCAAGACGGCCGTCGAGAAGATCGCCGAGCTCAGGGAGCGCTACAAGAACGTGGCGATCCAGGACAAGGGCAAGCGGTTCAACACGGACCTGCTGGAGGCCATCGAGCTGGGCAACCTGCTCGACCTGGCCGAGGTCATGGCGGTCTCCGCGCTGGCCCGCAAGGAGTCCCGCGGCGGCCACTACCGCGAGGACTACCCCAACCGCGACGACGTCAACTTCATGCGCCACACCATGGCGTACCGCGAGGTCGGCGCCGACGGGTCGGAAACCGTCCGTCTCGACTACAAGCCGGTCGTCCAGACCCGCTACCAGCCGATGGAGCGTAAGTACTGA
- a CDS encoding DCC1-like thiol-disulfide oxidoreductase family protein: MSAVAALADRDRDAVRVPVRGLTVLYDAECSLCAFVRDWLVRQPKLVPLELVPAASEQARRRFPGLDHRASLDEVTVVGDAGQVYRGAAAWIVVLWALREHRPLAHRLGTTAGTQLAKGAVLAAARWRGGQWGGRTYRRNDGWAYDPSSGWTYNAPACADGSCPTD, from the coding sequence GTGAGCGCCGTGGCGGCCCTCGCCGACCGGGACCGGGACGCGGTGCGCGTCCCGGTCCGCGGGCTGACCGTGCTGTACGACGCGGAGTGCTCGCTGTGCGCCTTCGTGCGCGACTGGCTGGTGCGGCAGCCGAAGCTGGTGCCGCTCGAGCTCGTCCCGGCGGCCTCCGAGCAGGCCCGGCGGCGCTTCCCCGGCCTCGACCACCGCGCCTCCCTCGACGAGGTCACCGTCGTCGGGGACGCCGGGCAGGTCTACCGGGGCGCCGCGGCCTGGATCGTCGTCCTGTGGGCGCTGCGCGAGCACCGGCCCCTCGCCCACCGCCTCGGCACCACCGCGGGGACGCAGCTCGCCAAGGGCGCGGTGCTGGCGGCCGCCAGGTGGCGCGGCGGACAGTGGGGCGGCAGGACGTACCGGCGCAATGACGGCTGGGCGTACGACCCGAGCTCGGGGTGGACGTACAACGCACCGGCCTGTGCCGACGGGTCCTGCCCCACTGACTAG
- a CDS encoding SCO4848 family membrane protein has translation MKLSRPLSWFLLAFGVWSWIIWVTFVKNLVKDSSGLAFDHGHPTAYFWVHLTLAVVSFVLGTVIGGIGLRGLRALRRTS, from the coding sequence ATGAAGCTCAGCCGCCCCCTCTCCTGGTTCCTGCTCGCCTTCGGGGTGTGGAGCTGGATCATCTGGGTCACTTTCGTCAAGAATCTCGTCAAGGACAGCAGCGGGCTCGCGTTCGACCACGGGCACCCGACGGCGTACTTCTGGGTGCACCTGACACTGGCCGTCGTCTCCTTCGTATTGGGGACGGTCATCGGGGGCATCGGGTTGCGCGGGCTGCGCGCACTGCGCCGGACGTCATAG
- a CDS encoding TetR family transcriptional regulator produces MPAKNDDGPGGGVSPSKSEQTRALILETAMRLFQERGYDKTTMRAIAKEAGVSVGNAYYYFDGKEHLIQGFYDRIAAEHQEAVREVLARETDLEARLAGVLKAWLDIAMPYHEFAVQFFKNAADPDSPLSPFSPESEHARVEAISVHRQVLHGARTKVPAELREVLPELMWLSQMGLVLYWIFDRTEGRERSYRLAERGARLTARGVVLARFRVLRPLVHEVHELFTDFLPGMTKALPDPAGRRRD; encoded by the coding sequence GTGCCCGCGAAGAACGACGACGGCCCCGGTGGGGGCGTGAGCCCGAGCAAGTCCGAGCAGACCCGCGCCCTCATCCTGGAGACGGCCATGCGGCTGTTCCAGGAACGGGGTTACGACAAGACGACCATGCGGGCCATCGCCAAGGAGGCCGGGGTCTCCGTGGGCAACGCCTACTACTACTTCGACGGCAAGGAGCACCTGATCCAGGGCTTCTACGACCGGATCGCCGCCGAGCACCAGGAGGCGGTCCGGGAGGTACTGGCCCGGGAGACGGACCTGGAGGCGCGGCTCGCGGGCGTGCTGAAGGCGTGGCTGGACATCGCCATGCCGTACCACGAGTTCGCGGTGCAGTTCTTCAAGAACGCCGCCGATCCCGACAGTCCGCTCAGCCCCTTCTCCCCCGAGTCGGAGCACGCGCGCGTGGAGGCCATCAGCGTCCACCGGCAGGTGCTCCACGGCGCGAGGACCAAGGTGCCGGCGGAACTGCGCGAGGTCCTGCCCGAGCTGATGTGGCTCTCCCAGATGGGCCTCGTCCTGTACTGGATCTTCGACCGCACGGAGGGTCGCGAGCGCAGCTACCGGCTCGCCGAGCGCGGGGCACGGCTCACCGCGCGGGGCGTCGTGCTGGCCCGCTTCCGGGTCCTGCGTCCGCTGGTGCACGAGGTGCACGAGCTGTTCACGGACTTCCTGCCGGGGATGACGAAGGCGCTGCCGGACCCGGCGGGACGGCGACGGGACTGA